Proteins found in one Zea mays cultivar B73 chromosome 1, Zm-B73-REFERENCE-NAM-5.0, whole genome shotgun sequence genomic segment:
- the LOC100284460 gene encoding tetraspanin family protein, translated as MAACRGFFECLLRLLNFILTVAGLAMVGYGIYLLVEWMKISEDGSSGGLTAEVLVSGRPLLGAVALGDSFLDMLPKAWFIYLFIGVGATVFLVSLFGCIGAGTRNTCCLCFYAFLVILLILAEAGAAAFIFFDHSWKDVIPVDKTHNFDVMYGFLKKNWEIARWVALGVVVFEAVLFLLALVVRAMNKPAEYDSDDEIIAIGRSPTMRQPLIHAQNVPATGVPVPTLDQRSSRNDAWSQRMREKYGLDTSQFTYNPSDPSRYQQNGAPQAEERSRCTIM; from the exons ATGGCGGCGTGCCGGGGCTTCTTCGAGTGCCTGCTCAGGCTGCTCAACTTCATCCTCACCGTCGCCGGCCTCGCCATGGTCGGCTACGGGATCTACCTGCTCGTCGAGTGGATGAAGATATCTGAGGACGGCAGCAGCGGGGGGTTGACGGCGGAGGTGCTGGTCTCCGGCCGGCCGTTGTTGGGGGCTGTCGCTCTCGGTGACAGCTTCCTCGACATGCTACCCAAAGCATG GTTTATTTATTTGTTCATTGGTGTTGGTGCTACTGTTTTCCTCGTGTCTCTGTTTGGCTGCATTGGAGCAGGGACAAGAAACACCTGCTGTTtgtgtttc TATGCCTTCTTGGTCATATTGTTGATCCTTGCTGAAGCTGGAGCTGCTGCATTCATTTTCTTTGACCATAGCTGGAAAGAT GTAATTCCAGTGGACAAGACACATAACTTTGATGTTATGTATGGCTTTCTGAAGAAAAACTGGGAGATTGCAAGATGGGTTGCTCTTGGCGTTGTTGTTTTTGAG GCAGTGCTCTTTCTATTAGCTCTGGTTGTCAGGGCAATGAACAAACCTGCGGAGTATGACAGTGATGATGAAATTATTGCAATTGGCCGAAGCCCTACCATGCGGCAGCCATTGATCCATGCCCAAAATGTGCCGGCCACCGGTGTTCCTGTCCCAACACTCGATCAGCGTTCAAGTAGAAATGATGCCTGGAGCCAAAGGATGCGAGAGAAG TATGGTCTGGACACGAGCCAGTTCACGTACAACCCCTCAGACCCAAGCAGGTACCAGCAGAATGGCGCTCCACAGGCTGAAGAAAGGAGTCGATGCACTATAATGTGA